Proteins encoded within one genomic window of Syntrophorhabdaceae bacterium:
- a CDS encoding Swt1 family HEPN domain-containing protein, translating to MAMTNYDRAGKALSLLKDGLRPFVEREMKVQYQQGWLEEVKTYLPPQQMGLAGMKIDPLGDIATIFLVMWNQWNSVFRKTLGQTERTLVSELRDYRNRWAHQESFSSDDTYRVLDSAGRLLNAVSAPQGEEIEKMKMELLRLRFDEQVRGEKRKSAGTAIESAATGNLKPWREVVNPHKDVASGRYQQAEFAADLWQVHLGEGTDEYRDPAEFFRRTYLTESLQRMLVGAVLRLSGKGSDPVVQLQTNFGGGKTHSMLALYHLFSGISPTGLSGIDAVMQEASANTLPSVRRVVLVGNKISPGNPVIKQDGTVVRTLWGELAWQLGGRKAYNRIAADDEKATSPGDVLRELFIEYGPCLILIDEWVAYARQLHDQSDLPAGSFETQFTFAQVLTESTKLANNCLLIISLPASDTSGSPHAQADDAEVGGQRGREALDRLRNVVGRVESSWRPASAEEGFEIVRRRLFEPMSDPAQFKDRDVVARAFADLYRTQQAEFPPECRDADYEKRIKAAYPIHPEIFDRLYTDWSTLAKFQRTRGVLRLMAAVIHSLWEKGDKNPLILPANISIDDTRVQFELTRYLSDNWVPVIEKDVDGPNSLPLRLDGELPNLGKFAACRRVARAIYMGSAPLTSAAHRGLEDRQVKLGCVMPGESPAIFGDALRRLAGSATFLYQDGPRYWYSTQPTVTKLAEDRAEQLRRDPDKVVQELDGRLRKDLERKGDFNRIHPMPQSGQDVPDDLDTRLVVLGVDHPYTKEPGNPAESAAKAILESRGNAPRLYRNTLVFLAADKTRLQDLDEAVRRYIAWESILTEKVTLNLDPQQVKQAETQKAAADGAVTARLPETYQWLLAPTQKTPQVAVEWQAVRLSGQDALAVRASKKLKNDELLITSFGATRLRMELDKIPLWRGDHVTIKQLVEDFARYVYLPRLKDPSVLLGAVTDGLGLMLWYHDSFAYAEGFDETAGRYLGLRGGQPVNLADGNVPGLLVKPDIALKQINDEKPTEGGQPADPTAGGEGPMKPEGDTGPTGTPPGEPVVPNVKRFHGTVTLDATRVGRDASRIADEVIAHLSGLVGAKVTVTLEVEAEVPAGVPDNVVRTVTENSRTLKFTSQGFEKE from the coding sequence ATGGCCATGACCAATTATGATCGTGCAGGTAAAGCACTTAGTCTGTTGAAGGATGGCCTGCGACCTTTTGTCGAACGAGAAATGAAAGTACAGTATCAGCAGGGTTGGCTTGAAGAGGTAAAAACGTATCTCCCTCCGCAACAGATGGGTCTTGCCGGGATGAAGATCGACCCCTTAGGGGATATCGCCACAATTTTTCTCGTAATGTGGAACCAATGGAACTCGGTCTTTCGCAAGACCCTCGGACAGACTGAGCGAACGTTGGTAAGCGAATTACGTGACTACCGCAACAGATGGGCACACCAGGAGTCCTTTTCCAGTGACGATACTTATCGCGTTCTAGATTCAGCAGGACGCCTCCTAAACGCCGTATCCGCGCCACAGGGCGAAGAGATAGAAAAGATGAAGATGGAACTCCTGAGGCTGCGCTTCGATGAGCAGGTACGCGGTGAGAAGCGAAAGAGCGCAGGCACCGCCATCGAGAGTGCGGCAACAGGCAATCTCAAGCCTTGGCGTGAAGTGGTCAACCCCCACAAGGATGTAGCCAGCGGACGATACCAGCAGGCCGAATTTGCTGCCGATCTCTGGCAGGTCCATCTGGGCGAGGGTACGGACGAGTACCGGGACCCAGCAGAGTTCTTCCGCCGTACCTATCTCACTGAGAGTCTGCAAAGGATGCTCGTTGGCGCCGTCCTGCGCCTCTCCGGAAAGGGCAGTGACCCGGTGGTGCAACTCCAAACCAACTTTGGCGGCGGTAAGACGCACTCCATGCTGGCACTTTACCACCTATTCTCCGGTATCTCTCCCACGGGACTCTCTGGTATCGACGCGGTCATGCAGGAAGCCAGTGCAAATACATTGCCGTCCGTCCGACGCGTCGTGCTAGTTGGCAACAAGATCTCCCCGGGCAACCCCGTCATAAAGCAGGACGGTACTGTGGTGCGTACACTCTGGGGAGAGCTTGCCTGGCAGCTCGGCGGCAGGAAGGCCTATAACCGCATTGCCGCAGACGACGAAAAAGCCACCAGCCCCGGTGATGTCCTGCGCGAACTGTTCATCGAGTACGGGCCGTGCCTTATCCTGATTGACGAATGGGTAGCCTATGCCCGCCAACTCCACGACCAGAGCGATCTTCCCGCGGGCAGCTTCGAGACACAGTTCACCTTTGCCCAAGTGCTCACAGAATCGACGAAGCTCGCCAACAATTGTCTTCTCATAATCAGCCTTCCGGCCTCAGACACCTCGGGATCGCCGCACGCGCAGGCAGACGATGCGGAGGTAGGCGGCCAGCGTGGTCGTGAGGCACTTGACCGGCTCCGCAACGTCGTGGGGAGAGTGGAGTCTTCGTGGCGTCCAGCCAGTGCCGAGGAAGGTTTTGAAATTGTCAGGCGGCGACTGTTCGAGCCCATGTCTGATCCGGCACAGTTCAAGGACCGCGACGTGGTAGCCCGGGCTTTCGCAGACCTCTACCGGACGCAGCAGGCCGAGTTCCCACCAGAGTGCCGCGACGCAGACTACGAGAAACGCATCAAAGCGGCCTACCCGATCCATCCCGAGATCTTTGACCGGCTCTATACCGATTGGTCGACTCTGGCAAAGTTCCAGCGCACGCGGGGGGTGTTGCGGCTCATGGCGGCGGTGATCCACAGCTTATGGGAAAAGGGAGACAAGAATCCGCTCATCTTGCCGGCCAACATCTCCATCGATGACACGCGGGTCCAGTTTGAGTTGACACGTTACCTTTCTGACAACTGGGTACCGGTAATTGAAAAGGACGTCGACGGTCCGAACTCCCTGCCGTTGAGGCTGGATGGCGAGTTACCGAACCTCGGTAAGTTCGCTGCCTGCAGGCGCGTGGCCCGTGCCATCTACATGGGATCTGCCCCCCTCACATCTGCTGCACACCGTGGACTTGAAGATCGGCAGGTGAAGCTAGGTTGCGTGATGCCGGGTGAATCACCAGCAATATTCGGAGATGCCCTCCGAAGGCTTGCCGGTTCGGCCACCTTTCTCTACCAGGATGGCCCACGGTACTGGTACTCAACTCAACCTACGGTCACCAAGCTCGCCGAAGATCGTGCCGAGCAACTAAGGCGTGATCCCGACAAGGTCGTACAGGAGTTGGATGGGCGCCTACGGAAGGACCTGGAGCGTAAGGGGGACTTTAACCGAATCCACCCCATGCCGCAGTCGGGGCAGGACGTGCCCGATGATCTCGACACACGGTTGGTCGTGCTGGGGGTCGATCACCCCTACACCAAGGAACCAGGAAACCCGGCCGAATCTGCGGCGAAAGCGATACTTGAGTCCCGCGGCAACGCACCCCGGCTGTATCGCAATACCCTTGTATTCTTGGCAGCCGACAAGACACGCTTGCAGGACCTTGACGAGGCAGTTCGGAGATACATTGCATGGGAGTCGATCCTCACAGAAAAAGTCACACTCAATCTCGACCCGCAACAGGTCAAACAGGCCGAGACCCAGAAGGCGGCGGCTGATGGTGCCGTGACAGCACGCCTGCCGGAAACATACCAGTGGCTTCTGGCACCAACACAGAAGACGCCGCAGGTGGCGGTAGAGTGGCAGGCCGTGAGGCTTTCAGGCCAAGATGCGCTTGCCGTTAGGGCAAGCAAGAAGCTCAAGAACGATGAATTACTTATCACCAGTTTTGGCGCCACGCGGCTGCGAATGGAACTGGATAAAATACCCCTGTGGCGCGGGGACCATGTGACGATAAAGCAACTTGTCGAAGACTTTGCTCGCTATGTCTACCTCCCTCGGCTCAAGGACCCATCGGTCCTGCTCGGTGCCGTTACCGATGGTTTGGGCCTAATGTTGTGGTACCATGATTCTTTTGCCTATGCCGAAGGCTTCGACGAAACCGCCGGTCGCTACCTCGGCCTGCGCGGCGGGCAACCCGTAAACCTTGCAGACGGCAACGTCCCAGGACTGCTCGTTAAACCAGATATAGCCTTAAAACAGATCAATGATGAGAAACCGACCGAAGGTGGTCAACCCGCTGATCCTACTGCCGGCGGCGAAGGGCCTATGAAGCCCGAAGGGGACACTGGTCCTACCGGCACACCTCCGGGCGAGCCTGTGGTTCCAAATGTAAAACGCTTCCATGGCACGGTCACCCTCGATGCTACCCGTGTCGGTAGAGATGCCAGTCGCATCGCCGATGAGGTCATAGCGCACCTCTCCGGTTTGGTTGGCGCCAAAGTAACGGTTACGCTCGAGGTGGAGGCCGAGGTGCCGGCAGGTGTACCGGACAATGTGGTCCGTACGGTCACTGAGAATAGCCGAACATTGA